One Saccharomycodes ludwigii strain NBRC 1722 chromosome VI, whole genome shotgun sequence DNA segment encodes these proteins:
- a CDS encoding uncharacterized protein (similar to Saccharomyces cerevisiae YIL082W | retrotransposon gene) produces MYLDNLDNDIKLNTPRSFDGRKDIYEISDFLATVHIQIATRNIENEATKIATLGRSLTGPAARWFVSYGTNNGFEGLTYDNFVLDFKNHFQGAADSFYLVQKIRELRMTRQVPIEEYSDRYFRLVDLLPDAYWSENAKIDQYLYGLPPNVVQYVRVVKPDSLQEAMETAWKHVMINMKSYKEPFPDLNSSRIMDPDAMELDAISDSRRSRQYNYTPNNANNNRFRPMARKTMSRSDCLRLGLCFRCKKGGHSSKECSQKNY; encoded by the coding sequence ATGTATTTAGATAATTTAGATAACGATATCAAGTTGAATACACCACGTTCTTTCGATGGAAGGAAAGATATCTATGAAATATCAGATTTTCTAGCTACAGTTCACATCCAGATTGCCACTAGGAACATTGAAAATGAAGCTACAAAGATCGCAACGCTTGGACGTTCCTTGACAGGACCTGCTGCACGTTGGTTTGTCTCGTATGGTACGAATAATGGCTTTGAAGGCCTTACCTATGACAACTTTGTATTGGATTTCAAGAATCATTTTCAAGGCGCAGCTGACTCGTTCTACCTCGTACAGAAGATTCGAGAGTTACGCATGACCCGCCAGGTACCAATTGAAGAGTATAGCGACCGTTACTTTCGATTGGTGGATTTGCTACCTGATGCGTATTGGTCCGAAAATGCCAAAATCGATCAGTACTTATATGGTTTACCACCGAATGTCGTACAATATGTACGAGTGGTCAAACCCGACTCGTTGCAGGAAGCGATGGAGACGGCTTGGAAGCATGTGATGATCAACATGAAGTCGTATAAGGAACCGTTTCCTGATCTCAATAGTTCCCGGATAATGGACCCAGACGCCATGGAACTCGACGCTATAAGTGATAGCCGGAGATCTCGTCAATATAACTATACCCCGAATAAcgctaacaataatagattTAGGCCGATGGCACGTAAAACCATGTCTAGATCAGATTGTCTTAGGTTGGGTTTGTGCTTTAGATGCAAGAAAGGCGGACATAGCTCCAAGGAATGTTCCCAGAAGAACTACTGA